Proteins encoded together in one Monomorium pharaonis isolate MP-MQ-018 chromosome 8, ASM1337386v2, whole genome shotgun sequence window:
- the LOC105832729 gene encoding CCAAT/enhancer-binding protein alpha isoform X2 has protein sequence MLKTLTLRESALIAARYLIPSRFPPPPPPPTPHSISLYLRRSTTCVPSRSKQQTDMTGDFTPRRIITRAFHERNEREKTAHDEDEMQPTYGFHDDGVTFAELGGGIPMAPKNKENSRRKKQIQEDEDDEDYRKRRDRNNQAVKRSRVKSKLRTQQTLERVNQLKTENELLEEKIKMLTKELGFLKDLFIAHAAVKTSPSKMST, from the exons ATGCTGAAAACATTGACCCTGAGAGAGAGCGCGCTAATTGCCGCGCGCTATCTCATTCCCTCTCGTTTTCCTCCTCCCCCGCCTCCCCCAACCCCGCACTCCATCTCACTCTATCTACGTCGCTCAACTACGTGCGTTCCATCGCGAAGTAAACAACAAACCGATATGACAGGCGACTTTACGCCCAGACGTATTATCACGCGCGCATTTCACGAGAGgaacgaaagagagaaaaccgCACACGACGAAGACGAGATGCAACCGACGTACGGATTCCACGACGATGGTGTCACGTTCGCGGAGCTCGGTGGTGGAATCCCG ATGGCgccaaaaaataaagaaaacagtAGACGAAAGAAGCAAATACAGGAAGACGAGGATGATGAAGATTATCGAAAGCGACGGGATCGGAATAACCAG GCTGTGAAACGATCCAGAGTGAAGAGCAAATTACGCACGCAGCAAACCTTGGAACGAGTAAATCAACTAAAAACGGAAAACGAATTGTTAGAGGAAAAGATTAAGATGCTTACCAAGGAACTTGGATTTCTCAAGGATCTCTTTATTGCACATGCAG CAGTCAAAACATCTCCCTCCAAAATGTCGACCTAA
- the LOC105832729 gene encoding CCAAT/enhancer-binding protein gamma isoform X3: MAPKNKENSRRKKQIQEDEDDEDYRKRRDRNNQAVKRSRVKSKLRTQQTLERVNQLKTENELLEEKIKMLTKELGFLKDLFIAHAGSSQNISLQNVDLNAILADEKPTEDTLKASTTKL; encoded by the exons ATGGCgccaaaaaataaagaaaacagtAGACGAAAGAAGCAAATACAGGAAGACGAGGATGATGAAGATTATCGAAAGCGACGGGATCGGAATAACCAG GCTGTGAAACGATCCAGAGTGAAGAGCAAATTACGCACGCAGCAAACCTTGGAACGAGTAAATCAACTAAAAACGGAAAACGAATTGTTAGAGGAAAAGATTAAGATGCTTACCAAGGAACTTGGATTTCTCAAGGATCTCTTTATTGCACATGCAG gTAGCAGTCAAAACATCTCCCTCCAAAATGTCGACCTAAACGCTATCCTAGCGGATGAAAAACCTACGGAAGATACGCTAAAGGCGAGCACCACTAAGCTGTAG
- the LOC105832729 gene encoding CCAAT/enhancer-binding protein alpha isoform X1, whose product MLKTLTLRESALIAARYLIPSRFPPPPPPPTPHSISLYLRRSTTCVPSRSKQQTDMTGDFTPRRIITRAFHERNEREKTAHDEDEMQPTYGFHDDGVTFAELGGGIPMAPKNKENSRRKKQIQEDEDDEDYRKRRDRNNQAVKRSRVKSKLRTQQTLERVNQLKTENELLEEKIKMLTKELGFLKDLFIAHAGSSQNISLQNVDLNAILADEKPTEDTLKASTTKL is encoded by the exons ATGCTGAAAACATTGACCCTGAGAGAGAGCGCGCTAATTGCCGCGCGCTATCTCATTCCCTCTCGTTTTCCTCCTCCCCCGCCTCCCCCAACCCCGCACTCCATCTCACTCTATCTACGTCGCTCAACTACGTGCGTTCCATCGCGAAGTAAACAACAAACCGATATGACAGGCGACTTTACGCCCAGACGTATTATCACGCGCGCATTTCACGAGAGgaacgaaagagagaaaaccgCACACGACGAAGACGAGATGCAACCGACGTACGGATTCCACGACGATGGTGTCACGTTCGCGGAGCTCGGTGGTGGAATCCCG ATGGCgccaaaaaataaagaaaacagtAGACGAAAGAAGCAAATACAGGAAGACGAGGATGATGAAGATTATCGAAAGCGACGGGATCGGAATAACCAG GCTGTGAAACGATCCAGAGTGAAGAGCAAATTACGCACGCAGCAAACCTTGGAACGAGTAAATCAACTAAAAACGGAAAACGAATTGTTAGAGGAAAAGATTAAGATGCTTACCAAGGAACTTGGATTTCTCAAGGATCTCTTTATTGCACATGCAG gTAGCAGTCAAAACATCTCCCTCCAAAATGTCGACCTAAACGCTATCCTAGCGGATGAAAAACCTACGGAAGATACGCTAAAGGCGAGCACCACTAAGCTGTAG
- the LOC118646832 gene encoding uncharacterized protein LOC118646832, translating into MDLYCTTAKYNSKIKGGFIDSQIGPLQIPNKAGYDTAIVLDFFNEVFDSINAHTLRPETPLRVAVTENSKHHDFWPYAIKLLSNMRYVTNMILTQAIELYKKKQSRYKKILKI; encoded by the exons ATGGATTTGTATTGTACAACAGCAAAATACAACAGCAAAATTAAAG GAGGATTTATCGACTCACAAATTGGTCCGCTACAAATACCAAACAAAGCAGGATATGATACAGCAAtagttttagatttttttaacgaagTTTTTGATTCCATTAACGCACACACTTTGCGTCCAGAAACTCCTTTACGTGTTGCAGTAACTGAAAATAGCAAACATCATGATTTTTGGCCATatgctattaaattattatccaaCATGCGGtatgtaacaaatatgatATTGACACAAGCAattgaactttataaaaagaagcaaagtcgatataaaaaaatattaaaaatataa
- the LOC105832730 gene encoding uncharacterized protein LOC105832730 produces the protein MPIASDRTSCLSVYILWMNSQLKTGVTKNSVPRLTRRHVECDSLEIRDLVSRHNEISRFFESRSPCTLTRRCQGRFLNGGDFKDLLGKYGAQTGVYATLAQS, from the exons ATGCCAATTGCGTCTGATCGAACGTCATGTTTatctgtttatattttatggatGAATTCGCAATTGAAAACTGGCGTGACG AAAAATAGCGTTCCAAGATTAACGAGACGTCATGTCGAGTGCGATTCGCTGGAAATTCGAGATCTCGTGTCGCGTCACAATGAAATCTCGCGGTTTTTCGAATCGAGGTCTCCATGCACGCTGACACGAAGATGTCAGGGCCGGTTTCTTAATGGTGGCGACTTCAAGGACTTATTGGGTAAATACGGAGCACAAACTGGCGTTTACGCGACGCTGGCACAAAGTTAA